Proteins encoded together in one Entomobacter blattae window:
- a CDS encoding phospholipase D-like domain-containing protein codes for MNWNRNTVYGVLSAFIIILSLYPYWPRLKQAFETTPAPITLVQDQAASPSPHPPSSANSPVLPAPTLQAGFSPEGSAEALVLSVINNAQSSLRIMAYSFTAPNITTALINAKACGVDVRMVVDEKGNRDRYSTKALTALKEAGILIRTDSDFAIQHDKVIIADEETVETTPSTTHSLPKGVTARTPSSSPIPHNSQKTTSLTGKIDGIGGKLLMRILHQQII; via the coding sequence ATGAACTGGAACAGGAATACAGTTTATGGAGTATTGTCAGCTTTTATCATTATTTTAAGCCTTTACCCTTATTGGCCAAGACTCAAACAGGCTTTTGAAACCACTCCTGCCCCCATTACCCTTGTGCAGGATCAGGCTGCCTCCCCCTCTCCTCATCCCCCTTCATCTGCAAACTCCCCTGTCCTTCCTGCGCCTACCCTACAGGCGGGCTTCTCACCCGAAGGCAGCGCTGAAGCACTCGTACTTTCTGTCATCAACAATGCCCAGTCCTCGTTGCGGATTATGGCCTATTCCTTTACCGCACCCAACATCACCACGGCCCTGATCAATGCCAAAGCGTGCGGAGTGGATGTCAGGATGGTGGTTGACGAAAAGGGCAACAGGGATCGCTACAGTACCAAAGCCCTTACCGCACTCAAAGAAGCAGGCATTCTCATCCGCACGGATAGCGATTTTGCCATCCAGCACGACAAGGTCATCATCGCTGATGAAGAAACCGTAGAAACTACCCCTTCAACTACACACAGTCTGCCGAAAGGCGTAACAGCGAGAACGCCCTCGTCATCTCCCATTCCCCACAACTCGCAAAAAACTACCTCACTCACTGGCAAAATAGATGGAATAGGGGGAAAATTATTGATGAGAATATTACACCAACAAATTATCTAG
- a CDS encoding CHRD domain-containing protein translates to MHKKSRLGNAVVPSGMVTAVLNTVTHRLSFTIAYQGLSGHITVAHFHGPAEEGKDAPAILTIAPPYETGMHRVVTISPAMENYLKQDKVYINLHTIENIKGEARAHLIRSKVDDKLDQNVKEDPLGVPGEEKASGTY, encoded by the coding sequence GTGCATAAGAAATCCCGTCTAGGCAATGCTGTGGTGCCAAGTGGTATGGTAACAGCGGTGCTCAATACGGTTACCCATCGCTTGAGTTTTACAATTGCCTATCAGGGGTTATCAGGGCACATTACTGTAGCGCATTTTCATGGTCCTGCTGAGGAGGGGAAAGATGCTCCCGCCATTTTAACAATTGCTCCTCCCTATGAAACAGGCATGCATAGGGTTGTAACAATTTCCCCAGCAATGGAAAATTACCTAAAGCAAGACAAGGTTTATATTAACTTACACACGATTGAGAACATTAAAGGAGAAGCCAGGGCCCATCTGATACGAAGTAAAGTAGACGATAAACTCGATCAAAATGTTAAGGAAGACCCATTGGGTGTCCCAGGTGAAGAAAAAGCGTCAGGTACTTACTAG
- a CDS encoding ribonuclease E/G codes for MGTDLQDFAYYSPLTPDGLGNQYIGRITQYVPTLKGAFVDIGEKECGFLADEKDKTFNQEGEFVHVQIVKSAQNGKGPRLRPQAFHTSPSERSIQLIQYGATPIDTLIARYPDAPLYINSLQYLHILPTNRQSHCHVLSSSHKNPLQDQIEDLLSPIISLPNGMTASFSPTPAAIVIDMDTAQATQSHHTKLSAQYALNQQALPLIMRHIQLRNLSGAILIDLAGLPQRKRKTFAHMLTTLTNLDPLKPKFLGFSALGFAEILRPRLRPPLHELFSLPYGQTLECLCQIWKQHTHFPPSTLLTIECGKLLLTLMTDHPELSEEFYRFSGYRLSFVLSPALTGFQWKSATL; via the coding sequence ATGGGTACAGACTTGCAGGACTTTGCCTATTATTCACCCCTCACTCCAGACGGATTAGGCAATCAATATATAGGGCGCATTACACAATATGTCCCCACCCTGAAAGGGGCTTTTGTTGATATCGGCGAAAAAGAATGTGGCTTTCTTGCTGATGAAAAAGACAAAACCTTCAATCAGGAAGGGGAATTTGTGCATGTGCAAATTGTAAAAAGCGCACAAAATGGTAAAGGACCGCGCCTACGCCCCCAAGCTTTTCATACTTCTCCTTCAGAGCGCTCTATACAGCTTATTCAGTATGGGGCTACCCCTATCGACACCCTGATTGCACGCTATCCAGACGCACCCCTCTATATTAATAGCTTGCAATATTTGCATATACTCCCCACCAATCGGCAGAGCCACTGTCATGTTTTGTCCTCTTCTCACAAAAATCCCTTACAAGACCAGATAGAAGATCTCCTCTCTCCTATTATTTCCCTTCCGAATGGAATGACAGCAAGCTTTAGCCCCACACCTGCGGCTATTGTTATCGATATGGACACTGCCCAGGCAACTCAAAGCCACCATACAAAGCTTTCTGCTCAATATGCATTAAATCAGCAAGCTCTCCCCCTCATTATGCGCCATATCCAACTAAGGAATCTCTCAGGGGCTATCCTTATTGATCTTGCAGGCCTACCCCAACGCAAGCGAAAAACCTTTGCTCATATGCTCACAACCCTTACAAATCTTGATCCTCTCAAACCTAAATTCTTGGGATTCTCAGCGTTAGGATTTGCAGAAATCCTTCGCCCACGCTTACGCCCTCCCCTACATGAGCTATTTTCCCTTCCTTATGGCCAAACTTTGGAATGCTTGTGCCAAATTTGGAAGCAACATACCCATTTTCCTCCCTCAACCCTATTGACTATTGAATGTGGAAAACTTTTATTAACACTGATGACCGATCATCCAGAGCTTTCGGAAGAATTCTATAGATTTAGTGGATACAGACTTTCTTTTGTTCTTTCTCCCGCTTTAACTGGTTTTCAATGGAAAAGTGCCACCTTATGA
- a CDS encoding ATPase, T2SS/T4P/T4SS family: MSQNLSPSQDHSQELRQGQSPTPSPNPTPRRDYAARQVLSPLDRYLGDPDIFEIRINRFGEVVCDTTTGKTFFPDPAITEPMLHTLTNALLAFNGKGRKPINDVLLPDGTRGIICWPPATLPGTVLLSFRKHLPVTKTLAQLEQEKRFAGFSHKRQNQKGELFPFEMEMLKLLDKGDLPTFFTLAVQNHQNIAVAGSTGSGKSTLTRSLLLEVPSHERLIILEDIHEITAPNAGEAGFLMYEQKGDVGRITVSEALRACTRLTPDRIIMAELRDEAAWDYLAGANTGHPGGIFSTHADSALTTSSRIADLVKQSAVGQGMEFETIRRKIEQTLDVVVFMKNWEVKKILYDPKGKRGITS; encoded by the coding sequence ATGAGCCAGAACCTAAGTCCGAGTCAGGATCACAGTCAAGAGCTACGTCAGGGCCAATCCCCTACTCCTAGCCCAAACCCAACACCACGGCGCGATTATGCTGCAAGACAGGTGCTCTCCCCTCTGGATCGCTATCTTGGTGATCCAGACATCTTTGAGATCAGGATCAACCGTTTTGGCGAAGTGGTCTGTGACACCACCACAGGCAAGACATTCTTTCCTGATCCTGCCATAACAGAACCCATGCTGCACACTTTGACCAACGCCCTGCTCGCCTTTAATGGCAAGGGCAGAAAGCCCATTAATGATGTGCTGTTGCCTGACGGCACCCGAGGGATCATCTGCTGGCCTCCGGCAACGCTACCGGGCACTGTGCTTCTCTCCTTTCGCAAGCATTTGCCCGTGACCAAAACTCTGGCCCAGCTTGAACAGGAAAAGCGCTTTGCAGGCTTCAGCCACAAAAGGCAAAACCAGAAAGGCGAGCTTTTCCCCTTTGAAATGGAGATGCTTAAACTGCTTGATAAAGGGGATTTGCCAACCTTCTTTACCCTAGCCGTTCAAAACCACCAGAATATTGCAGTCGCCGGGTCCACCGGCTCTGGCAAGTCCACCCTCACCCGTTCCCTGCTTTTGGAAGTCCCTTCCCATGAGCGTCTTATCATCCTCGAAGATATTCATGAGATCACCGCCCCCAATGCGGGAGAAGCAGGCTTCCTGATGTATGAGCAAAAGGGTGACGTGGGTCGGATTACCGTTAGTGAAGCCCTGCGTGCCTGCACAAGACTGACACCCGATCGGATCATCATGGCCGAGCTGCGCGATGAAGCGGCATGGGATTATCTGGCCGGGGCTAATACGGGTCATCCAGGGGGTATCTTCTCCACCCATGCCGACAGTGCGCTCACAACCTCCTCCCGTATTGCTGATCTCGTCAAGCAGAGTGCGGTGGGCCAGGGTATGGAATTTGAGACCATTCGCAGGAAGATAGAGCAGACCCTTGATGTGGTTGTCTTCATGAAAAACTGGGAAGTCAAAAAAATTCTCTATGACCCCAAAGGCAAGAGGGGCATAACGTCATGA
- the dcd gene encoding dCTP deaminase, with the protein MSIMPDTWIRTMAQDHAMIEPFVERQKRDGVISYGLSSYGYDARVADEFKIFTDVDNALVDPKNFQTESFVTRKGSTCIIPPNSFALARTVEYFRIPRDTLVICLGKSTYARCGIIVNVTPLEPEWEGQVTIEISNTTPLPARIYANEGICQFLFFQGASPCETSYADRAGKYMHQQGVAGPRL; encoded by the coding sequence ATGTCTATCATGCCCGATACATGGATTCGAACCATGGCACAAGACCACGCGATGATAGAGCCTTTCGTAGAGCGCCAAAAACGTGACGGTGTTATTTCTTACGGGCTTTCCTCCTACGGATATGATGCACGGGTGGCAGACGAGTTCAAAATTTTCACTGATGTTGATAATGCCTTGGTAGATCCCAAGAATTTCCAGACAGAAAGCTTCGTTACTCGCAAAGGATCCACCTGCATTATTCCCCCCAACAGCTTTGCCTTGGCCCGTACTGTAGAATATTTTCGTATTCCGCGGGATACTCTGGTCATATGCCTTGGAAAATCCACCTATGCCCGCTGCGGCATTATTGTTAATGTTACCCCCCTTGAGCCAGAATGGGAAGGCCAGGTAACAATTGAAATTAGTAACACAACCCCTTTGCCAGCCCGCATTTATGCCAATGAGGGCATATGCCAATTTCTGTTCTTTCAAGGTGCTAGCCCGTGCGAAACGAGCTATGCTGACCGGGCAGGAAAATATATGCACCAACAAGGTGTGGCAGGCCCACGTCTCTAG
- the hisD gene encoding histidinol dehydrogenase, with the protein MKQLSTNDTNFTQAFAAILSQRENNTSSVSEQVREILTEIRHKGDTALFAYTQQFDKVAISETTLRVKDTEILDAWNSLSSSLREALILAAQRIESFHKTQIPENIKYTDQAGVLLGMKWLPLDAVGLYVPGGKAAYPSSVLMNAIPAKVAGVKRMAMCVPTPAGQLNPLVLAAAKQAGVTEIYRVGGAQAIGAMAYGTKSIAPVDRIVGPGNAYVAEAKRQVFGYVGIDSIAGPSEVVIIADAQNSPQHIAMDLLAQAEHDEMAQSILMTDDESFAKQVIEEVYKTLIDLPRAAIAKTSWENHGAVIIVKNWQEALELVNQIAPEHLELMVEHPKTLFEGVRHAGSVFMGHLCPEAIGDYVAGPNHVLPTNRTARFASGLSVFDFLKRTTFMETSANSLRRIGPAGVTLAEAEGLHAHAASIALRLKDLDPLP; encoded by the coding sequence ATGAAGCAGCTTTCTACCAATGATACAAACTTTACGCAGGCCTTCGCCGCTATATTGAGCCAGCGGGAAAACAACACCTCCTCCGTTAGTGAGCAAGTCCGGGAGATCCTTACAGAAATCCGCCACAAGGGCGATACAGCCCTGTTTGCCTATACCCAGCAGTTTGACAAAGTGGCTATTTCAGAAACCACTCTTCGCGTAAAAGATACAGAAATTCTGGACGCATGGAATTCTCTCTCCTCCTCCCTACGGGAAGCCCTTATCCTAGCAGCCCAACGTATTGAAAGTTTCCATAAAACCCAAATCCCCGAGAATATAAAATATACCGATCAGGCTGGGGTCTTACTGGGGATGAAATGGCTCCCCCTTGATGCAGTTGGTCTTTATGTACCCGGTGGCAAGGCGGCCTACCCTTCTTCGGTGCTAATGAATGCCATTCCTGCTAAGGTTGCCGGGGTAAAACGTATGGCCATGTGTGTGCCAACACCTGCAGGACAGCTCAATCCCCTCGTGTTAGCTGCAGCCAAACAGGCAGGTGTGACTGAAATTTACCGCGTTGGTGGTGCTCAAGCTATAGGAGCCATGGCCTATGGCACAAAAAGCATTGCCCCAGTTGACCGTATTGTAGGCCCAGGCAATGCCTATGTGGCTGAAGCAAAGCGTCAGGTTTTTGGTTACGTAGGGATTGATAGCATTGCAGGCCCTTCAGAAGTGGTCATTATTGCCGATGCCCAAAACTCTCCCCAACATATTGCCATGGATCTTCTTGCGCAGGCTGAGCACGATGAAATGGCCCAATCTATTCTTATGACCGATGATGAATCGTTTGCCAAGCAGGTGATTGAAGAGGTCTATAAAACCCTGATAGATTTGCCACGAGCAGCTATTGCCAAAACCAGTTGGGAAAACCATGGTGCTGTTATTATTGTTAAAAACTGGCAAGAGGCACTAGAGCTCGTCAACCAGATTGCTCCTGAACATCTTGAGTTGATGGTCGAGCACCCAAAAACCCTTTTTGAAGGTGTTCGCCATGCTGGCTCTGTCTTTATGGGGCACCTCTGCCCTGAAGCCATCGGTGATTACGTTGCGGGGCCCAATCATGTCCTTCCGACCAACCGCACAGCACGCTTTGCCTCTGGACTATCAGTTTTTGACTTCCTCAAGCGTACAACTTTTATGGAGACCTCGGCAAACAGTTTACGCCGTATTGGGCCAGCAGGTGTTACCCTTGCCGAGGCCGAAGGCCTTCATGCTCACGCCGCCAGTATAGCCCTTCGCTTAAAGGATCTGGATCCTCTTCCATAA
- the murA gene encoding UDP-N-acetylglucosamine 1-carboxyvinyltransferase, which yields MDRFLIRGGRPLKGQIEIGGAKNATLPIMAAGLLTSEKLVLKNVPKITDIQTMCSLLAQHGITVEKDHNHPHTLTLGGEITNTEAPYDIVAKMRASILVLGPLLARVGKARVSLPGGCAIGTRPVDLHLKGLEALGAKINLDNGYVDAQAPKGLKGERIVMPFVSVGATENLVMAATLAKGVTEIVNAAREPEIEDLIECLIKMGAKIKGIGTDHLLIEGVDQLHKATHSIIPDRIECGTYACAAGITGGNLKLVGGKLEHLGSVARLLEEAGVEITQEKDGIRAQRTGALRGVDIMTEPYPGFPTDMQAQFMALLSVAEGAAMITESIFENRFMHVPELNRMGARINVHGSSAIIRGVHSLSAAPVMATDLRASFSLILAGLAANGETVLSRIYHLDRGYEAVEKKLSHCGAQIERIHS from the coding sequence ATGGATCGTTTTCTTATTCGTGGCGGCCGCCCCCTTAAAGGCCAGATTGAAATTGGGGGAGCAAAAAATGCGACCTTACCAATTATGGCAGCCGGTTTGCTGACATCAGAAAAACTCGTTCTTAAAAACGTTCCGAAAATTACCGACATCCAAACCATGTGCAGCCTCCTGGCCCAACATGGCATTACCGTAGAGAAAGACCATAATCATCCCCATACTCTGACCCTGGGGGGAGAAATTACCAACACAGAAGCCCCTTATGACATTGTTGCCAAAATGCGTGCTTCCATCTTGGTTTTGGGCCCTCTACTTGCCCGTGTGGGTAAGGCGCGAGTCTCCTTACCAGGAGGATGTGCCATCGGCACCCGCCCTGTGGATCTCCATCTGAAAGGCCTGGAGGCCCTAGGTGCTAAAATTAACCTTGATAATGGCTATGTGGATGCCCAGGCCCCTAAAGGGTTAAAGGGCGAGCGTATTGTCATGCCTTTTGTTTCGGTAGGGGCAACCGAAAACCTGGTTATGGCAGCAACGCTGGCCAAAGGTGTAACTGAAATTGTCAATGCAGCCCGTGAACCAGAAATTGAAGACCTTATTGAATGCCTCATAAAAATGGGGGCCAAAATTAAAGGGATCGGCACCGATCATCTCCTCATCGAAGGGGTAGACCAACTTCATAAAGCCACGCATAGTATTATTCCAGATCGGATAGAATGTGGTACTTACGCTTGTGCTGCCGGTATTACAGGGGGGAACCTCAAACTTGTGGGGGGCAAGCTGGAACATCTGGGCAGTGTGGCCCGTCTGCTGGAAGAAGCTGGGGTCGAAATTACGCAGGAAAAAGATGGCATACGGGCCCAGCGCACCGGAGCCCTTCGCGGGGTCGATATTATGACAGAACCTTACCCTGGCTTTCCTACCGATATGCAGGCCCAGTTTATGGCTCTTCTCAGTGTTGCCGAAGGCGCTGCAATGATTACAGAATCCATTTTTGAAAACCGTTTCATGCATGTGCCAGAACTTAACCGTATGGGTGCGCGAATTAACGTACATGGATCATCGGCTATTATCCGCGGTGTGCACTCCCTTTCTGCAGCGCCTGTCATGGCCACAGATCTACGGGCTTCTTTTTCTCTCATTCTTGCAGGCCTTGCTGCCAACGGAGAAACTGTTCTAAGCCGGATTTACCATCTTGATAGAGGCTATGAGGCTGTAGAAAAAAAACTCAGCCATTGTGGCGCTCAAATTGAACGTATTCACTCATAA
- a CDS encoding isocitrate/isopropylmalate dehydrogenase family protein, with protein sequence MSLEQIPATLIPGDGIGPEIMDSVTAVLTAAQAPFVWESHKAGLAGIEEYDTPLPQNTLESIRKTGLALKGPLTTPVGGGFKSINVTLRQEFGLYANVRPVKTLIPEGRFSDIDLVVVRENLEGFYAAQEHYLPADGYKEGIATCTGYTTRLESQRIVKFAFDYAMANGRKKVTIVHKANILKKLSGLFLEEARKVAKTYAGKVDFDERIVDACAMQLVINPWNYDVIVTTNLFGDILSDLASGLVGGLGLAPGSNIGTDAAIFEAVHGSAPDIAGKNTANPLALLMAATLMLRHVKHENTAKRIEIAIERVIKDRKALTPDIGGTASTRDMEQALIHFLD encoded by the coding sequence ATGAGCCTTGAACAGATCCCCGCCACACTTATTCCTGGAGATGGCATTGGCCCAGAAATTATGGACTCTGTCACAGCTGTCCTCACAGCGGCCCAAGCCCCCTTTGTATGGGAATCCCATAAAGCAGGCCTCGCAGGCATTGAGGAGTATGACACACCTCTTCCCCAAAACACTCTTGAGAGCATCCGTAAAACCGGTTTGGCTCTTAAAGGCCCATTGACCACGCCTGTTGGTGGGGGCTTTAAATCCATCAATGTCACACTCAGGCAGGAATTTGGCCTTTACGCTAATGTGCGCCCGGTAAAAACCCTTATTCCTGAAGGCAGGTTTTCTGATATCGACCTTGTGGTGGTTAGAGAGAATCTAGAAGGGTTTTATGCGGCCCAAGAGCACTACCTGCCTGCTGACGGCTATAAAGAAGGCATAGCAACCTGTACTGGCTATACAACCCGCTTGGAAAGCCAACGTATTGTAAAATTTGCTTTTGACTACGCTATGGCCAATGGCCGTAAAAAAGTTACCATTGTGCATAAGGCCAACATTCTTAAAAAACTCTCTGGCCTTTTTCTAGAAGAAGCCAGAAAAGTCGCCAAAACCTACGCAGGAAAAGTGGATTTTGATGAACGTATTGTTGATGCCTGCGCCATGCAGCTTGTTATCAACCCTTGGAATTACGATGTGATTGTCACCACCAACCTGTTTGGCGATATCCTCTCTGACCTTGCCTCAGGCCTCGTTGGTGGTCTTGGGTTAGCACCTGGTTCCAATATCGGAACTGACGCTGCCATTTTCGAAGCGGTTCACGGTTCAGCGCCCGACATTGCAGGAAAAAATACCGCAAACCCTCTTGCCCTTCTTATGGCAGCAACCCTTATGCTACGCCATGTGAAGCACGAAAACACCGCAAAACGGATCGAAATAGCCATAGAACGGGTTATCAAGGATAGAAAAGCCCTGACCCCTGATATTGGGGGAACTGCCAGCACACGTGATATGGAACAAGCCCTTATCCATTTTTTAGACTAA
- a CDS encoding Maf family protein, whose product MLQRKKAFFVLASSSPRRLELLAQIGLTPDLLLSPNIDEALHPHELPRVYCQRVAHLKALACLSQAAGQAPPESLLLAADTVICTARRLFPKTEDPQQARSYLEYLSGRRHRAITTVALYKFLPAHSSSVPPKALASRTVQTVVSFNRLSKTQIAHYLSTEEWKNKAGGYAIQGYAASFVKFISGSYSNVVGLPLFETAQLFRGQGWLP is encoded by the coding sequence CTGCTACAAAGAAAAAAAGCTTTCTTTGTACTGGCCTCTTCTTCACCAAGGCGGCTAGAACTCTTAGCCCAGATTGGCCTTACCCCTGATTTGCTCCTTTCTCCTAACATCGATGAAGCTTTGCATCCCCATGAACTGCCAAGAGTCTATTGCCAAAGGGTTGCTCATCTTAAAGCTTTGGCCTGCTTAAGCCAAGCAGCAGGCCAAGCCCCCCCTGAAAGCCTTCTTCTCGCTGCTGATACCGTTATCTGCACTGCCCGGCGTCTATTTCCGAAAACAGAAGATCCTCAACAAGCGCGTTCTTATCTTGAATATTTGTCAGGGCGCAGGCATCGGGCCATTACCACTGTTGCCCTTTATAAATTTTTGCCAGCCCATTCCTCCTCCGTGCCTCCCAAGGCTCTAGCCAGCCGCACAGTGCAAACTGTTGTTAGCTTTAACCGCCTTTCGAAAACACAAATTGCTCATTATCTCAGTACGGAAGAGTGGAAAAATAAAGCAGGGGGCTATGCCATCCAGGGTTATGCCGCAAGCTTTGTAAAATTTATCTCTGGAAGCTATAGCAACGTTGTAGGGCTTCCCCTTTTTGAAACAGCACAACTCTTTCGTGGGCAAGGATGGCTCCCATAA
- a CDS encoding DoxX family protein, giving the protein MSKKCGCIIRTVVTLAYAGCGAAKLAGQASLREKFFNWGWKTKDMKIMGAAEVAGAALLTLKPTRKLGCLILGAASICKIIASLTHSSPKDALPDSIGLIGLLCIFFKKKKNYTSHPSA; this is encoded by the coding sequence ATGTCTAAAAAATGTGGCTGTATTATAAGAACTGTTGTAACATTGGCCTATGCTGGCTGTGGAGCTGCCAAACTTGCTGGGCAAGCCAGCTTGCGAGAAAAGTTTTTTAACTGGGGCTGGAAAACCAAAGATATGAAAATTATGGGGGCGGCCGAAGTGGCTGGCGCTGCACTCCTTACGCTTAAACCCACCCGTAAACTGGGTTGCCTGATATTAGGAGCGGCTAGCATTTGCAAAATAATCGCTAGCCTTACGCATAGCAGCCCTAAAGATGCCCTGCCTGACAGTATTGGTCTTATTGGCCTTTTGTGCATCTTCTTCAAAAAAAAGAAAAATTACACCTCCCACCCCTCCGCCTAA
- a CDS encoding DNA gyrase inhibitor YacG encodes MSSKSSTSQAVCPICHKPTIDQFRPFCSAHCSHIDLGKWLNGQYALPDKESDPENEKILLENHKTRLDQNDSIG; translated from the coding sequence ATGAGCTCAAAATCTAGCACCTCTCAAGCCGTCTGTCCCATTTGCCATAAGCCAACCATAGATCAATTCCGACCATTTTGCTCTGCCCACTGCTCACATATTGACCTTGGAAAGTGGCTGAATGGGCAATATGCTCTTCCCGATAAAGAGTCAGACCCTGAGAATGAAAAAATATTATTAGAAAATCACAAAACACGGCTTGATCAAAACGACAGTATAGGGTAA
- the infA gene encoding translation initiation factor IF-1, with protein sequence MSKEDMIEFSGTVTELLPNAMFRVTLDNDHVILAHTSGKMRKNRIRVLAGDRVNVEMTPYDLTKGRITFRFK encoded by the coding sequence ATGTCTAAAGAAGACATGATAGAATTCAGTGGCACAGTTACTGAACTTCTTCCCAATGCCATGTTCCGGGTGACGCTGGATAATGACCACGTAATTTTAGCCCATACAAGTGGTAAAATGCGCAAGAATCGCATTCGGGTGCTTGCGGGGGATCGGGTAAATGTAGAAATGACTCCTTATGACCTAACCAAGGGGCGTATTACTTTCCGCTTTAAATAG
- the virB10 gene encoding type IV secretion system protein VirB10 has translation MQRRLESGFGGSIGSGSDTGSAEKKPMPERRSEESSALSRRLSGDHRAPALASVMAHPRFMVPKGTMITCGTLTELDTTVAGLVSCRVSRDVFSADGTVRLIDKGAVVDGEVSSGLAHGQERIFVLWTRLRNPDGVVVNLDSPGTNRLGSAGIEGQVDTHFFDRFGDAMMISLFSDLSQSTIGTLSNLTQKHNTANISTSNTQQQTSQMGNTVLQNTVNIPPTLYDQQGDVVSIYVARDLDFSSVYSLAYGSAP, from the coding sequence TTGCAGCGCAGGCTGGAAAGTGGGTTTGGGGGGTCTATTGGTTCTGGTAGTGATACAGGAAGTGCCGAGAAAAAACCGATGCCTGAACGCAGGTCTGAAGAAAGTTCTGCCTTGAGCAGAAGACTTTCAGGCGATCATCGTGCCCCAGCTCTGGCTTCTGTTATGGCCCATCCACGCTTTATGGTGCCCAAGGGAACAATGATCACCTGTGGGACATTAACAGAGCTCGATACCACTGTAGCAGGGCTGGTCTCGTGCCGGGTCAGCCGGGATGTGTTTTCAGCTGATGGCACAGTCCGTCTGATTGACAAAGGGGCTGTGGTGGATGGGGAGGTCTCTTCTGGTCTTGCTCACGGACAGGAGCGTATCTTTGTCTTGTGGACACGTCTGCGCAATCCTGATGGTGTGGTGGTCAATCTTGATAGCCCCGGCACCAACCGATTGGGCAGTGCTGGCATCGAGGGACAGGTCGATACCCATTTCTTCGACCGCTTTGGCGATGCAATGATGATCAGCCTGTTCTCTGACCTAAGCCAGTCTACTATTGGCACGCTGTCAAATCTCACGCAAAAACACAACACGGCCAATATCTCCACCTCCAATACCCAGCAACAGACCAGCCAGATGGGCAATACTGTGTTGCAGAACACGGTCAATATTCCCCCCACCCTTTATGACCAGCAAGGTGATGTGGTTTCTATCTATGTGGCTCGTGATCTTGACTTTTCCTCGGTTTACTCACTGGCTTATGGAAGTGCCCCATGA
- the hisG gene encoding ATP phosphoribosyltransferase encodes MAHSHTPPSSPLQHPTPFSDKASPTCPLVIALPKGRILKASLPLLERANIIPDPECLDENSRKLRFSTNHDTIEVIRVRSFDVATFVAYGAAQIGICGADVLMEFDYPEIYAPLDLKIGACRICIAEPTQEANHDDPSRWSQIRVASKYPNITKKYFAAQGVQADIVHLHGAMELAPTLGLSRFIVDLVDTGSTLKANGLKEIKEIAHITSRLIVNRTALKTQPQKINLIIQHFQNALAEGSTTL; translated from the coding sequence ATGGCCCATTCCCACACTCCTCCTTCTTCTCCCCTGCAGCACCCAACACCCTTTTCTGATAAGGCAAGCCCTACCTGCCCGTTGGTTATTGCTCTTCCCAAGGGACGCATTCTCAAGGCCAGCTTGCCCTTGCTGGAACGGGCCAATATCATCCCTGATCCGGAATGCCTTGACGAGAATAGCCGTAAGCTTCGCTTTTCGACCAATCATGATACGATTGAAGTCATTCGCGTGCGTTCTTTTGATGTGGCAACGTTTGTTGCCTATGGTGCCGCACAAATTGGCATTTGCGGTGCTGATGTGCTGATGGAATTTGATTATCCGGAAATTTATGCCCCGCTAGACCTTAAAATTGGGGCCTGTCGCATCTGTATTGCTGAACCAACTCAAGAGGCCAATCATGACGATCCTAGTCGATGGTCACAAATCAGGGTAGCTAGCAAGTATCCGAACATCACCAAAAAATACTTTGCAGCCCAAGGGGTTCAGGCCGATATTGTACACCTCCACGGAGCTATGGAGCTTGCCCCCACACTGGGCCTTTCACGCTTCATTGTCGATCTTGTTGATACAGGGTCTACCCTTAAAGCCAATGGCCTCAAAGAGATTAAGGAAATTGCTCATATCACCAGCAGGCTTATTGTTAATCGCACAGCACTGAAAACCCAACCGCAAAAAATCAATCTCATTATTCAGCATTTCCAAAACGCCCTTGCCGAAGGTTCGACAACATTATGA